A part of Paludisphaera rhizosphaerae genomic DNA contains:
- a CDS encoding TIGR03118 family protein codes for MSARALLRLWVIASATVGFMAVLSASPPPAQADFFVPKNLVSDDSAVNPAVLVDPKLKNAWGVSATATSPFWVSANGSGLSTLYTVNPTTGVPTKSALEVTIPGVGNVTGQVNTPLAGSFNGDAFLFVSRDGTISGWRGALGTTAEVLQTGSTSNDYTGTTAAVVNGHAYLYSANFHTGSIDILKGDIGAPNLTGKFLDPNIPVGYAPFNIQKLGDTLYVTYALQGAGGADVPGAGHGIVSAFDLQGNLLAEVGAGGALNSPWGLAIAPSSLGSFAGDLLVANSGDGRINVFDSTSFAFLGQLPGAGGQPLVIDGLRGLIVGNGGSGGDSASLYFTAGPGGGAHGVFGVIQSVPEPSSVVLMLFGSAVAAWAGRRRLGD; via the coding sequence ATGTCGGCACGGGCCTTGCTTCGGCTATGGGTCATTGCCTCGGCGACGGTTGGTTTCATGGCCGTCCTATCGGCCTCGCCTCCGCCGGCCCAGGCCGATTTCTTCGTGCCGAAGAATCTCGTCAGCGACGATTCGGCGGTCAACCCGGCTGTGCTGGTCGACCCGAAGCTCAAGAACGCCTGGGGAGTCTCGGCGACCGCCACCAGTCCGTTCTGGGTGTCGGCCAATGGGTCGGGCCTCTCAACCCTCTACACCGTCAACCCGACGACGGGCGTTCCGACGAAGTCGGCGTTGGAGGTGACGATCCCCGGCGTCGGGAACGTCACGGGCCAGGTCAACACGCCGCTCGCAGGCTCATTCAACGGCGACGCCTTCCTGTTCGTCAGTCGCGACGGAACGATCTCCGGCTGGCGAGGCGCGCTGGGGACGACAGCCGAGGTCCTGCAAACCGGGTCGACGTCGAACGACTACACAGGGACGACCGCGGCCGTCGTGAACGGCCACGCGTATCTGTACTCGGCCAACTTCCATACGGGGAGCATCGACATCCTCAAGGGCGACATCGGTGCGCCCAACCTGACCGGAAAGTTCCTCGATCCGAACATCCCGGTCGGTTACGCGCCGTTCAACATTCAGAAGCTGGGCGACACCCTCTACGTCACCTATGCGCTGCAAGGCGCCGGCGGGGCCGACGTGCCGGGCGCGGGGCACGGGATCGTCTCCGCGTTCGACCTTCAGGGAAACCTGCTGGCTGAGGTGGGGGCGGGCGGGGCGTTGAACTCGCCCTGGGGATTGGCGATCGCCCCTTCCTCGCTTGGATCGTTCGCCGGCGATTTGCTTGTGGCCAATTCGGGCGATGGTCGGATCAACGTGTTCGACTCGACCTCGTTCGCCTTCCTCGGCCAGTTGCCGGGCGCCGGCGGTCAACCGCTGGTCATTGACGGGCTTCGAGGCCTGATCGTGGGCAACGGCGGCTCGGGAGGCGACTCGGCCTCGCTCTATTTCACCGCGGGGCCTGGCGGTGGGGCTCACGGCGTCTTCGGCGTGATCCAGTCGGTTCCGGAGCCGTCGTCGGTGGTGCTGATGCTGTTCGGCTCGGCCGTCGCGGCGTGGGCCGGTCGCCGGCGGCTTGGGGACTGA
- a CDS encoding SDR family oxidoreductase yields MKVVVIGGSGLIGRKLVSILKSEGHEAVSASPSSGVNTLTGEGLSEVMADADVVVDVSNSPSFEDTAVLEFFQASTRNLSAAEAAARVGRHVALSVVGADRLPSSGYMRAKVVQEGLIQTGGVPYTIVRATQFFEFVGGIAQSAAEGDVVRLPPALMQPIASDDVAAALARVAIAQPINRTVELAGPEPIRQDEFVRRYLAANNDSREVVADANARYFGAVLNDQSLTPGESPMLGTTRFGDWLARSK; encoded by the coding sequence GTGAAGGTCGTCGTGATCGGCGGGAGCGGGCTGATCGGCAGGAAGTTAGTGTCGATCCTGAAGAGTGAAGGCCACGAGGCCGTCTCGGCCTCGCCTTCGTCGGGCGTGAACACCCTCACCGGCGAAGGGCTTTCCGAGGTGATGGCGGACGCGGACGTGGTGGTGGACGTCTCCAACTCGCCGTCGTTCGAGGATACGGCGGTCCTGGAGTTCTTCCAGGCGTCGACCCGCAACCTGAGCGCCGCTGAAGCGGCCGCTAGAGTGGGGCGCCACGTCGCCCTTTCGGTCGTCGGCGCGGATCGCCTGCCGAGCAGCGGGTACATGCGGGCTAAAGTCGTCCAGGAAGGTCTGATCCAAACCGGCGGCGTTCCCTACACGATCGTTCGAGCCACGCAGTTCTTCGAGTTCGTGGGCGGCATCGCGCAATCGGCCGCCGAGGGGGACGTCGTCCGCCTGCCGCCGGCCCTCATGCAGCCGATCGCATCGGACGACGTGGCCGCTGCTCTGGCTCGCGTGGCGATCGCGCAGCCGATCAACCGAACGGTCGAACTGGCCGGCCCCGAGCCGATCCGGCAGGACGAATTCGTCCGGCGGTACCTGGCCGCGAACAACGACTCTCGTGAGGTTGTTGCCGACGCCAATGCCCGCTACTTTGGCGCCGTCCTGAATGATCAGAGCCTCACGCCCGGAGAGTCTCCGATGCTCGGGACGACGCGATTCGGGGACTGGCTCGCTCGGTCAAAATAA
- a CDS encoding MFS transporter, which yields MTTQATPSEASAPSSSWELDEGARPKLGFRWVVCGLLFLSTTINYIDRFTLGVLAPELQKSLGWSDSQYGDINASFSLAYAIGFLAFGAFIDRVGTKFGYAVALAAWSIAAAAHGLARSATGFAAARFMLGLGESGNFPAAIKATAEWFPRRERAFATGLFNAGSNVGAVIAPLVVPWLALTWGWEAAFLATGLAGLVWLALWLPLYGRPEGSPWVSKKELAWIRSDPQQPGAAIPWRRLLPHRETWAVAAGKFLTDPAWWFYLFWSGKFLADRFGVDLKRIGPPLVAIYLMADVGSIAGGWLSSHLIGRGWSANAARKLALSICALFAAPVSLAPLAPDMWTAVLLIGLAAAAHQGFSANMYTLASDLFPPRAVGSVIGIAGTAGAVGGILMQSASGRVRDWTGSYLPMFVVAGSMYALAVLSVHLLTPRLTPAPVDNGEEAA from the coding sequence ATGACGACCCAGGCGACACCATCGGAGGCATCCGCCCCTTCGTCCTCGTGGGAACTCGACGAGGGGGCGAGGCCAAAGCTGGGCTTCCGCTGGGTCGTCTGCGGGCTGTTGTTCCTCTCGACGACCATCAACTACATCGACCGCTTCACGCTGGGGGTGCTCGCGCCGGAGCTTCAGAAGTCGCTGGGCTGGAGCGACTCGCAGTACGGCGACATCAACGCCTCGTTCTCGCTGGCCTATGCGATCGGCTTCCTCGCGTTCGGCGCGTTCATCGACCGCGTGGGGACGAAGTTCGGATACGCCGTGGCCCTGGCGGCCTGGTCAATCGCTGCGGCGGCGCACGGATTGGCTAGGTCGGCGACGGGGTTCGCGGCGGCCCGGTTCATGCTGGGCCTGGGCGAATCCGGCAACTTCCCCGCCGCGATCAAGGCGACCGCCGAATGGTTCCCGCGTCGGGAGCGGGCCTTCGCCACCGGGCTGTTCAACGCGGGCTCGAACGTCGGGGCCGTGATTGCGCCGTTGGTCGTCCCCTGGCTGGCGCTCACCTGGGGCTGGGAGGCCGCGTTCCTGGCGACCGGTCTGGCGGGGTTGGTCTGGCTGGCCCTTTGGCTTCCCCTGTACGGCCGGCCCGAAGGCTCGCCGTGGGTCTCGAAGAAGGAGTTGGCCTGGATCCGCAGCGATCCTCAGCAGCCCGGCGCGGCGATCCCCTGGCGACGGCTCCTGCCGCATCGCGAGACCTGGGCGGTGGCCGCCGGGAAGTTCCTGACCGACCCGGCCTGGTGGTTCTACCTCTTCTGGTCGGGCAAGTTCCTGGCCGACCGCTTCGGCGTCGACCTGAAGCGGATCGGCCCGCCGCTGGTGGCGATCTACCTGATGGCCGACGTCGGATCGATCGCCGGCGGCTGGCTGTCGTCGCACCTGATCGGCCGGGGATGGTCGGCGAACGCGGCCCGGAAGCTGGCCCTGTCGATCTGCGCCCTCTTCGCGGCCCCCGTTTCGCTGGCCCCGCTGGCGCCCGACATGTGGACGGCCGTGTTGCTGATCGGCCTTGCGGCGGCGGCGCACCAGGGGTTTTCGGCTAACATGTATACGTTGGCCTCCGACCTCTTCCCTCCCCGAGCCGTCGGCTCGGTGATCGGGATCGCCGGCACGGCCGGCGCGGTGGGAGGAATCCTGATGCAGTCGGCGTCGGGTCGAGTTCGGGATTGGACGGGGAGCTACCTGCCGATGTTCGTCGTCGCCGGCTCGATGTACGCGCTGGCGGTCTTGTCGGTCCACTTGTTGACTCCCCGGCTGACGCCGGCGCCGGTCGACAATGGCGAGGAGGCGGCGTAA
- a CDS encoding VOC family protein has product MNGRAVFKAVGPIGDTDVDALPVKHVEPAVGFYTRCLGFTVVSKDATTARLRRDDVTIGLAVNGHDPEQASCWFSVSDVDALWREYDEHGVGPGVIDEQTYDGSPYRVFFAREPYGVCFCFTQPLDREGIA; this is encoded by the coding sequence ATGAACGGCCGCGCGGTCTTCAAGGCGGTTGGGCCGATCGGCGACACCGACGTCGATGCGCTGCCGGTGAAGCACGTCGAGCCCGCTGTCGGCTTCTACACGCGCTGCCTCGGCTTTACGGTGGTCTCGAAGGATGCGACGACGGCCCGACTGCGGCGCGACGATGTGACGATCGGCCTGGCCGTCAACGGTCACGACCCCGAACAGGCGAGCTGCTGGTTCTCCGTCAGCGACGTCGACGCTCTCTGGCGCGAGTACGACGAGCACGGCGTCGGGCCGGGCGTAATCGACGAGCAGACCTACGACGGCAGCCCGTACCGCGTCTTCTTCGCCCGGGAGCCGTACGGCGTCTGTTTCTGCTTCACCCAGCCGCTGGACCGGGAAGGAATCGCCTGA
- a CDS encoding cupin domain-containing protein produces the protein MARVALAVGIVLTAVGMVAAMHDDEAESVKTLTVRDIVEKVDGKETTATAVEVTIQPGKAGVSHRHPGPGFGYILEGEYEWGIDDQPTRILKAGDTFYEPAGCLHRVSRNPGKAKTRLLAWVLHPRDVKEIVIPEPKK, from the coding sequence ATGGCCCGAGTTGCGCTGGCGGTCGGAATCGTCCTGACGGCTGTGGGGATGGTCGCGGCGATGCACGATGACGAGGCCGAGTCCGTCAAAACCTTGACCGTGCGGGACATCGTGGAGAAAGTCGACGGCAAGGAGACGACGGCAACGGCGGTGGAGGTGACGATCCAGCCCGGGAAGGCGGGCGTCTCCCACCGCCATCCCGGCCCGGGGTTCGGCTACATCCTGGAGGGCGAGTACGAGTGGGGCATCGACGACCAGCCCACCAGGATCCTCAAGGCGGGCGATACGTTTTACGAGCCGGCCGGATGCCTGCATCGCGTGTCGAGGAACCCGGGCAAGGCGAAGACCCGGTTGCTGGCGTGGGTCCTGCACCCTCGTGATGTGAAGGAGATCGTCATTCCCGAGCCGAAGAAGTGA
- a CDS encoding DUF1559 family PulG-like putative transporter yields the protein MSRRKGFTLIELLVVIAIIAVLIALLLPAVQAAREAARRAQCVNNLKQICLAAHNYLSATDRIPLGDHYPAGTNETAASSGITGNGGDRYSYGWTLMILPYLEQTPVYNAYNTVCGFRDPGGGGPSINTTVLYNQLACYLCPSDNATGRPQPPYGALNYVGNVGGPGALQTFSGVIISPYWGNTTQAPSTNCIGLAAIIDGTSNTAMFSERLMGVTNNPTVTVGQKDYAKRSIFQLSIAGTINGNDMTGTMNVLNACKSLPASTTSISSYRSGQIWTIGHPWATIWNRYFHFGPPNMHSCDTNPSTFAGLGGGQGVVPPTSNHPGGVNVGMCDGSVKFIKDSVSNQAWWALGTRGGGEVISADSF from the coding sequence ATGTCGCGTCGAAAGGGTTTCACCCTGATCGAGCTGCTGGTCGTCATCGCGATCATCGCAGTCCTGATCGCACTGTTGCTGCCCGCCGTTCAGGCGGCGCGTGAAGCCGCCCGTCGGGCGCAATGCGTCAACAATCTGAAGCAGATATGCCTGGCGGCGCACAACTATCTCTCGGCGACCGACCGGATCCCGTTGGGGGATCACTACCCGGCTGGGACGAATGAGACGGCCGCCTCGAGCGGCATCACGGGCAACGGCGGAGATCGTTACTCGTACGGCTGGACGCTGATGATTCTGCCGTACCTGGAACAAACGCCGGTCTACAACGCCTACAACACGGTCTGTGGGTTTCGCGACCCCGGCGGCGGCGGGCCGAGCATCAACACGACCGTCCTTTACAATCAGTTGGCGTGCTACCTCTGCCCGTCGGACAATGCGACCGGTCGGCCCCAACCGCCGTACGGCGCTCTCAACTACGTGGGGAACGTCGGCGGGCCCGGCGCGCTGCAGACCTTCTCCGGCGTGATCATCAGCCCGTACTGGGGGAACACCACCCAGGCGCCCTCGACCAACTGCATCGGCCTGGCGGCGATCATCGACGGCACCTCGAATACCGCGATGTTCAGCGAGCGGCTCATGGGCGTGACCAACAACCCAACGGTCACCGTGGGCCAGAAGGACTACGCCAAGCGTTCGATCTTCCAGCTTTCAATCGCCGGGACGATCAACGGCAACGACATGACCGGCACGATGAACGTGCTCAACGCTTGCAAGTCGCTGCCGGCTAGCACGACGTCGATCTCCTCTTACCGCAGCGGTCAGATCTGGACGATCGGCCATCCCTGGGCCACGATCTGGAACCGCTATTTCCACTTCGGCCCGCCCAACATGCACTCCTGCGACACCAATCCCTCGACCTTCGCCGGCCTCGGCGGCGGGCAGGGCGTGGTGCCGCCGACCAGCAACCACCCCGGCGGCGTGAACGTCGGCATGTGCGACGGCTCCGTCAAGTTCATCAAGGACTCGGTCTCCAACCAGGCCTGGTGGGCTCTAGGGACCCGCGGCGGCGGCGAGGTCATCAGCGCAGACTCCTTCTGA
- a CDS encoding bleomycin resistance family protein, protein MQAKGLTPILNVSDLPASFAWFEKFGWTKGWDWGDPPTFGAVCSGECEIFLCRGAQGGRGYGSGRPTFTEDGDDESDKGVWMSIWVEDVDAVHARCIAEGLEVAFPPTDMPWCVREMHVRHPDGHVFRVSRGLKTEESTESSS, encoded by the coding sequence ATGCAAGCGAAGGGACTGACGCCCATCCTGAACGTCTCGGACTTGCCGGCGAGCTTCGCCTGGTTCGAAAAGTTCGGCTGGACGAAGGGCTGGGACTGGGGCGATCCGCCGACGTTCGGGGCGGTCTGCTCCGGCGAATGCGAGATCTTCCTCTGCCGCGGAGCGCAGGGAGGCCGTGGATACGGCTCGGGTCGGCCGACGTTCACCGAGGACGGCGACGACGAGTCGGATAAGGGAGTATGGATGTCTATCTGGGTTGAGGACGTCGACGCCGTTCACGCCCGCTGCATTGCGGAGGGCCTGGAGGTGGCCTTTCCGCCGACCGATATGCCCTGGTGCGTCCGCGAGATGCACGTACGGCATCCCGACGGCCACGTCTTCCGCGTCAGTCGGGGACTGAAGACCGAGGAGTCTACGGAGTCCTCCTCATGA
- a CDS encoding DUF1559 family PulG-like putative transporter gives MRGRRCAFTLIELLVVIAIIAVLIALLLPAVQAAREAARRIQCTNNLKQLALAIHNYHDVNGAFPPSAEDKMIGADGLTIDYGMKPRILASLEQVPLYNSINWALSWNSLTYANLTVYKTTVNTFLCPSDGVFPNFQRPTGTVVAANNYANNIGTTLSFNGGRFDGPAYMIDNPAYGGAVSMATIIDGTSNTAIWSEFLKGRGTLLSKSSTPPQDAPTGVWYQLTITDTRFTQPAVVGSVAQTIANLNALCKRENGAEFDAAGQNWADGWSGGGGPYSHIMAPNHVSCVFPTDSPCCGRGATEFRTMMAASSNHAGGVNMAFLDGSVKFIKSTVNLATYAALGTMAGGEVIGSDQY, from the coding sequence ATGCGCGGTCGTCGTTGCGCTTTTACGTTGATCGAGCTGCTCGTCGTCATCGCGATCATCGCCGTCCTGATCGCGCTGTTGCTGCCCGCCGTTCAGGCCGCTCGCGAGGCGGCTCGGCGGATCCAATGCACCAACAACCTGAAGCAACTTGCGTTGGCGATCCACAACTACCACGACGTCAACGGCGCCTTCCCCCCCAGCGCCGAGGACAAGATGATCGGCGCCGACGGCCTGACGATCGACTATGGGATGAAGCCCCGGATTCTGGCCTCTCTGGAGCAGGTCCCGTTATACAACTCGATCAACTGGGCTCTTTCCTGGAACAGCCTGACCTACGCCAACCTGACCGTTTACAAGACGACCGTGAACACGTTCCTGTGCCCCTCGGACGGCGTCTTCCCGAACTTCCAGCGGCCGACCGGCACCGTCGTCGCGGCCAACAACTACGCCAACAACATCGGGACCACGCTGTCGTTCAACGGCGGCCGATTCGACGGCCCGGCGTACATGATCGACAACCCGGCCTACGGCGGCGCCGTCAGCATGGCCACGATCATCGACGGCACCTCGAACACCGCCATCTGGAGCGAGTTCCTCAAGGGCCGCGGGACGCTCCTGTCCAAGAGCAGCACCCCGCCGCAGGACGCCCCCACCGGCGTCTGGTACCAACTGACCATCACCGACACCCGTTTCACCCAGCCGGCGGTCGTCGGCAGCGTCGCGCAGACGATCGCCAATCTGAACGCCCTCTGCAAGCGAGAGAACGGCGCGGAGTTCGACGCCGCCGGCCAGAACTGGGCCGACGGCTGGAGCGGCGGCGGCGGACCGTACAGCCACATCATGGCCCCCAATCATGTCTCCTGCGTCTTCCCCACCGACTCCCCCTGCTGCGGTCGAGGGGCCACCGAGTTCCGAACCATGATGGCCGCCAGTTCCAACCATGCGGGCGGCGTGAACATGGCCTTCCTCGACGGCTCCGTGAAGTTCATCAAGAGTACGGTCAACCTCGCCACCTACGCGGCCCTCGGCACCATGGCCGGCGGCGAGGTCATCGGCTCCGACCAGTATTAA
- a CDS encoding carbon-nitrogen hydrolase family protein: MSKSPIKVAAAQCLITADVRANGREIRRLMVEARAAGAGLIHFPEAAMSGCSKAQVKDWGLVDWEAIADELRATAALARELELWVVVGSAHRLTAPNRPHNSLYVISDRGELVTRYDKRFCSHTEITGWHAPGRSPCVFEVGGWKFGCVLCIEVHFPELFLDYAERGVDCILFSAYADDPMFGVQAQGYAASHSFWISLSIPTQTSGALTSRLIGPTGEIQASAVASASGIAVETLDEDSPRWEVARHRARPWRARAREGGIYRPHDAVDDPRSQDRTAF; this comes from the coding sequence GTGAGCAAATCGCCGATCAAGGTCGCCGCGGCGCAGTGTCTCATCACGGCCGACGTCCGGGCCAACGGGCGAGAAATCCGTCGGTTGATGGTGGAGGCCCGCGCGGCCGGTGCCGGGCTGATCCACTTCCCGGAGGCGGCGATGTCCGGCTGCTCGAAGGCCCAGGTCAAGGACTGGGGTCTCGTCGACTGGGAGGCGATCGCCGACGAACTGCGGGCGACGGCCGCGCTGGCCCGTGAGCTAGAGCTGTGGGTCGTGGTCGGCTCGGCCCACCGGCTTACGGCGCCGAATCGACCTCACAACAGCCTCTACGTGATCTCCGATCGGGGCGAACTCGTCACCCGGTATGACAAGCGGTTCTGCTCGCATACCGAGATCACCGGCTGGCACGCGCCCGGCCGGTCTCCCTGCGTGTTCGAGGTCGGCGGCTGGAAATTCGGTTGTGTCCTTTGCATCGAGGTCCACTTCCCGGAGCTGTTCCTGGACTACGCGGAGCGCGGAGTGGATTGCATCCTGTTCTCGGCCTACGCCGACGACCCGATGTTCGGCGTCCAGGCCCAGGGTTACGCGGCCTCGCACAGCTTCTGGATCAGCCTGTCGATCCCGACCCAGACCTCGGGCGCCTTGACCAGCCGTCTCATCGGGCCGACGGGCGAGATCCAGGCGTCGGCGGTGGCGTCGGCGTCCGGAATCGCCGTCGAAACTCTGGACGAAGACTCCCCGCGCTGGGAGGTCGCCCGCCATCGGGCCCGCCCCTGGCGCGCCCGGGCTCGTGAAGGCGGGATCTATCGCCCTCACGATGCAGTCGACGACCCGAGGAGCCAGGACCGGACTGCGTTCTGA
- a CDS encoding Gfo/Idh/MocA family oxidoreductase, with product MSHRENGAPASIAIAGAWGYIGRKFVDAALDRGMKVFVYDPAPTPAEVDPGRIVSIADERAFYNLDADLFHLAVQPEHRRLDLLLDRREPLWILDEKPMAPPDDPARCDAIVEAVDRSSCVVLYDFPELYDGLTARVLDHLRGFRDLRIDEIRVERSKDREDPAISRNYRRMVSIQYQESVHCLAFALWILGHARGSVEEALNEGVSLGGRAEAYVPPNPEIYAYPVDGRCDFRMTVGGTQVVGCTNFRRGAPWIKRRTIRGIGDGRPFEIEVSYLEGRKSLRIDGENQPCDPSADSYAQVISTFARWASTADLGSLRNGLYPHPRFTRLAYRLSSALWRSCRDDAVVQMRTADEVATYDARRSFSEATPRF from the coding sequence TTGAGCCATCGCGAAAACGGGGCCCCCGCGTCGATCGCGATCGCCGGGGCCTGGGGCTACATCGGCCGCAAGTTCGTCGACGCCGCCCTCGATCGCGGCATGAAGGTCTTCGTATACGACCCCGCGCCGACGCCCGCCGAGGTCGACCCCGGCCGCATCGTGTCCATCGCCGACGAGCGGGCCTTCTACAACCTCGACGCCGACCTCTTCCACCTTGCTGTCCAGCCCGAGCATCGCCGGCTCGACCTGCTGCTGGACCGCCGCGAGCCGCTCTGGATCCTCGACGAGAAGCCGATGGCCCCCCCCGACGATCCCGCTCGCTGCGACGCGATCGTGGAGGCCGTCGACCGCTCCTCGTGCGTCGTCCTCTACGACTTCCCCGAGCTTTACGACGGACTCACCGCGCGCGTCCTCGACCACCTGCGCGGGTTCCGCGACCTGCGGATCGACGAGATCCGCGTCGAGCGCTCGAAGGACCGCGAGGACCCGGCCATCTCCCGGAACTACCGGCGAATGGTCTCGATCCAGTATCAGGAGTCGGTCCACTGCCTGGCCTTCGCCCTCTGGATCCTCGGCCACGCGCGGGGATCAGTCGAGGAAGCCCTGAACGAGGGGGTCAGTCTGGGCGGTCGTGCGGAAGCCTACGTCCCGCCCAACCCCGAGATTTATGCGTATCCCGTGGACGGCCGCTGCGACTTCCGCATGACGGTCGGCGGGACGCAAGTCGTCGGCTGCACCAACTTCCGTCGCGGGGCTCCCTGGATCAAGCGCCGGACGATTCGAGGGATCGGCGACGGCCGCCCGTTCGAAATCGAGGTCTCCTATCTTGAAGGCCGCAAGAGCCTGCGGATCGACGGCGAGAACCAGCCGTGCGACCCCTCGGCCGACTCCTATGCTCAGGTGATTTCCACCTTCGCCCGCTGGGCGTCCACCGCCGACCTCGGCTCGCTTCGCAACGGCCTGTACCCGCACCCGCGATTCACGAGACTGGCCTACCGCCTCTCCTCGGCCCTCTGGCGTAGCTGTCGCGACGACGCCGTCGTTCAGATGCGGACGGCCGACGAGGTCGCGACGTACGACGCCCGCCGCTCGTTCTCCGAAGCCACGCCGCGATTCTAG
- a CDS encoding GHMP family kinase ATP-binding protein — translation MRRIHEPPGRAIEAARDSLQREVGAATGTVRVVRSPYRVCPLGAHVDHQLGQVTAMALDRCLALAYSPSGSREVVLESLDFPGRVRFAVDDVPPQASGDWGDYARGAAAVLKVHRRLERGIIATTSGPLHGGGVSSSAAVGVAYLLALADANGLSLGPDEFIELDRRIENEYLGLRNGILDQAGIILSRRGQLTRIDCRTGRREWIPAPADAPPYRLLLAFSGIRRTLAGTDYNLRVEECTSAARTLLEAAGRPSANPLLGEVSADEYAEHAHRLTGPPARRAAHFFGEIDRVRQGVDAWARGDLAQFGALMTASGESSIVNYECGRPPLIDLFHTLVACKGVHGARFSGAGFRGCCVALVDPEAVDDVARRVSHEYTRRHPLLAANGSIAVCETADGAGILDLQGGAERLTRAS, via the coding sequence ATGCGAAGGATCCACGAACCTCCCGGCCGGGCCATCGAGGCCGCCCGCGACTCGCTCCAACGCGAGGTCGGCGCGGCGACGGGAACGGTCCGCGTGGTGCGGTCGCCGTATCGGGTCTGCCCGCTCGGCGCCCACGTGGACCACCAACTCGGGCAGGTCACGGCGATGGCCCTCGATCGCTGCCTGGCGCTGGCGTACTCTCCGTCGGGCTCGCGCGAGGTCGTGCTGGAGAGCCTCGACTTCCCCGGCCGCGTTCGCTTCGCCGTCGACGACGTCCCCCCCCAGGCTTCCGGCGATTGGGGCGATTACGCGCGAGGCGCGGCGGCCGTCCTGAAAGTCCACCGGAGGCTGGAGCGAGGGATCATCGCAACGACGTCGGGACCGCTGCACGGCGGGGGCGTCAGCTCCTCAGCCGCGGTCGGGGTCGCCTACCTGCTGGCCCTCGCGGACGCCAACGGCCTGAGCCTGGGCCCCGACGAATTCATCGAGCTGGATCGTCGGATCGAGAACGAATACCTGGGCCTGCGGAACGGAATTCTCGACCAGGCGGGGATCATCCTGTCCCGTCGCGGCCAGTTGACCCGGATCGACTGCCGGACGGGCCGTCGCGAATGGATTCCCGCCCCGGCTGACGCGCCGCCATACCGCCTGCTGCTGGCGTTCTCGGGCATCCGCCGCACCCTGGCGGGGACCGACTACAACCTCCGCGTCGAGGAGTGCACGTCGGCCGCCCGCACGCTGCTGGAAGCCGCCGGCCGACCGAGCGCGAACCCCTTGCTGGGCGAGGTTTCCGCCGACGAGTACGCCGAACACGCCCACCGCCTGACCGGCCCTCCGGCCCGCCGCGCGGCTCACTTCTTCGGCGAAATCGACCGCGTTCGCCAGGGGGTCGACGCCTGGGCTCGCGGCGATCTCGCACAGTTCGGGGCGCTGATGACGGCCTCGGGCGAAAGCTCGATCGTCAACTACGAGTGCGGCCGACCGCCGTTGATCGACCTCTTCCACACGCTGGTGGCCTGCAAGGGGGTCCACGGCGCCCGGTTCAGCGGGGCCGGCTTCCGGGGCTGCTGCGTCGCGCTCGTCGATCCAGAGGCCGTCGACGACGTGGCCCGGCGCGTCTCTCATGAATACACCCGCCGCCATCCGCTCCTCGCCGCCAACGGCTCCATCGCCGTCTGCGAGACGGCCGACGGCGCGGGAATCCTCGACCTCCAGGGTGGAGCCGAACGGCTCACGAGGGCGTCTTGA
- a CDS encoding alpha/beta hydrolase family protein has product MAHDVDELKFQATPEKGDVSALVIRPKGATHLLVLGHGASTTMRHATLQTIAERLAEVGVATLRYNFPYSEHGKGRDSQAVCTATIRAAVATARKLAPRLPLLAGGHSFGGRMTSTAAAESPLEGVRGLVFFSFPLHPAGKPGTERADHLDSVDLPLLFLSGTRDDLAEMDLLQPVCERLKPRATLHVLEAADHGYKVLKRERKSPEDVFVEMARVVHDWASNLG; this is encoded by the coding sequence GTGGCCCACGACGTCGACGAATTGAAGTTCCAGGCCACGCCCGAGAAGGGCGATGTCTCGGCCCTCGTGATCCGTCCCAAGGGCGCGACGCATCTCCTCGTCCTCGGCCACGGGGCAAGCACGACGATGCGGCACGCCACGTTGCAAACGATCGCTGAGCGGCTTGCGGAGGTCGGCGTGGCGACCCTGCGGTACAACTTTCCGTACTCCGAGCACGGCAAAGGGCGCGATTCCCAGGCCGTCTGCACGGCGACGATCCGCGCGGCGGTCGCGACGGCGAGGAAGCTCGCGCCCAGGCTCCCCCTGCTGGCGGGCGGTCACTCGTTCGGCGGCCGGATGACCTCGACGGCCGCCGCCGAATCGCCCCTCGAAGGCGTCCGCGGGCTGGTCTTCTTCTCGTTCCCGCTCCATCCCGCCGGCAAGCCCGGGACCGAACGCGCTGACCATCTGGACTCCGTCGACCTCCCCCTGCTCTTCCTCAGCGGCACGCGCGACGACCTGGCGGAGATGGATCTGCTGCAACCCGTCTGCGAACGCCTGAAGCCTCGCGCCACGCTTCACGTCCTGGAGGCGGCCGACCACGGCTACAAGGTTCTCAAGCGCGAGCGCAAGAGCCCGGAGGACGTCTTCGTCGAGATGGCCCGCGTCGTTCACGACTGGGCCTCGAATTTGGGATGA